Genomic DNA from Burkholderia plantarii:
GTGCGGCTGGAATGCCGGATCGGCGGCGCCGACCTCAACCCGTATCTGGCGTTCGCCGGGCTGATCGCGGCCGGCCTCGCCGGCATCGACGAGCAGCTGCCGCTGCCCGCGCCGTTCGTCGGCGACGCCTATCGCGACGGCGAACTGCCCGAGATCCCGAAGACGCTGCGCGCGGCGGCCGAGGTCAGCGCGAATTCGACATGGCTGCGCGAGGCGCTGGGCCACGAGGTGGTGGATCACTACGTCCACGCCGCGCGCTGGGAGCAGCTCGAATACGACCGGCGCGTGACCGACTGGGAGCTGCTGCGCGGCTTCGAGCGCGGCTGACGCCGTGCGCCCGCGCGCTCGGCGGCCCGCCCGCCGGGGTGCCCCCGACGATGCCGGGCCACCCGGCCGCCACCCTTCATGCCGGCTCCGCACCGGATGGCGTGCCGGCTTCCCCGCCGTATCGCGCGCCGTCGATGCGGCTCGATACGCTGATGTTCCCGGCCGGATGCTCGTGGATGATCACGTTGATGATCTTCGGGTCCGAGCCGATCGCGTCATGCGTCACTTCGATGATTTCGCGCAGCAATTGCTCGCGGCGCTCGCGCGTCAGGCCCTGCTTGATATGGCATTCGATGAAAGGCATGGTCGGATTTCCTTGAATGATGGCGCCGGCATCAAGCTTCATTCGAGCCGTTCGAGCAGCGCGCGATCGTTGCCCGCGCCTTCGACGTAATCGGGCAGATGCTCGCCGTGTTCGACGAAATTGATGCCGCGGCCTTCGCGGATCACCAGAAAGATATCGTTGCGGGTTTCGCCGGTTGCCGCGCTGACCGCGCGCATCAACCCCTGCGCGAGCTTGCGTTTCTGCTCGTCGGTGCGGCCGGTGCGCATGTCGCACGAGATGAGGGCCATGATCGTCTCCTGACTGGTTTGCAATCCTGATGAATGAACGACGCCCGACGGCGTCACTGGATCCCGGGATGGGTGGCCGGGTAGGTCGGCTCGCGATGCACGCGCGCCATGAGCCGCATCAGTCCGGCGATCGGACGGCGTTCGAGATCGTCCACCACGCCGATGATCTCGTCGCGCAGGGCGGGCCCGGCATGGGGCTCGGCGAGCCAGTGAAATTTCTCCACGGTGCGCGCCCAGCTAAGCGGATTGTCGAGCCCGCCCTCGAAGCCGACGTGCTGCTTCGACAGCGTGCGGCCGTCGCGGCAGCGGATCGTCACGCGCGTGTTGAGCGCCTGTGGATACTGGGCGCTGAAGGTCGCGTCGGGCCGTACCGTGACGCGCGCGAGCAGGCGCTGCGCGTCGTCGGCGCGAATCCGTTCGGGTTCGAGCTGCGCCGGTCCCACGCGGCCGTCGAGCAGCGCCACGGCGATCAGGTACTTGAGGTTGTAGTCGGCCTGCTCCTTGGTGCGCGGCTGGTCCTTCGCGCCGAACCCGCCGCCGCCCGCGATGTCGTAGCCGCTCTGGAAGATGTCGCATTCCACCGCCTCCACTTCGTCGGCGCGGATCGCGTGGGCGCGCCGCAGCGCCAGCGTGGCTTCCAGCACCGGCTGCCCGTGGATCAGCGCGCAGTATTTCTTCATCACGGTCTG
This window encodes:
- a CDS encoding tautomerase family protein, yielding MPFIECHIKQGLTRERREQLLREIIEVTHDAIGSDPKIINVIIHEHPAGNISVSSRIDGARYGGEAGTPSGAEPA
- a CDS encoding tautomerase family protein, whose amino-acid sequence is MTPSGVVHSSGLQTSQETIMALISCDMRTGRTDEQKRKLAQGLMRAVSAATGETRNDIFLVIREGRGINFVEHGEHLPDYVEGAGNDRALLERLE